The following proteins are encoded in a genomic region of Maribacter hydrothermalis:
- a CDS encoding RNA polymerase sigma factor has translation MHKKDTLTKNYSEQEELIKAIHNNNELLLKKLYQDNYYKTEKYILQNSGTLAEAKDIYQEAFIAVWENVQDNKFSPKNSTALNGYIYTIAKNKWLDQLKSTYFKKTHKLDKYDHKLKSEPDTEFEENELEQDSKINKVVVQFKAIGKECQQLLTVFYYDNKPLKEIAAKLKLTEASTRNKKYRCLEKLRALVLKSN, from the coding sequence ATGCATAAGAAAGATACACTTACCAAAAACTATAGTGAGCAGGAAGAGTTGATTAAAGCAATTCATAATAACAATGAGTTATTGCTTAAAAAGCTATACCAAGATAACTACTACAAAACAGAAAAATACATTTTACAAAATAGTGGCACATTAGCAGAGGCAAAAGACATTTACCAAGAGGCATTTATTGCCGTTTGGGAAAATGTACAAGACAATAAATTTAGCCCAAAAAATAGTACTGCATTAAACGGATATATTTACACAATAGCCAAAAACAAATGGTTAGACCAATTAAAGTCTACCTATTTTAAAAAGACACATAAACTGGATAAATATGACCATAAATTAAAAAGTGAACCAGATACAGAATTTGAAGAAAATGAGCTTGAACAAGATTCAAAAATTAACAAAGTTGTAGTTCAATTTAAAGCTATTGGTAAAGAATGTCAACAACTATTAACGGTGTTTTACTATGACAACAAACCGCTTAAAGAAATAGCTGCAAAATTAAAACTTACAGAAGCATCAACTCGTAATAAAAAATACCGTTGTTTGGAAAAGCTACGTGCTTTGGTACTCAAATCAAATTAA
- a CDS encoding site-specific integrase, translated as MPNFKELVTFEYENEYESAYDLSVKRNFSIPKIYSANGDLKQRWYVYFSFRDPKSGKLKRQTPFYGGANKYKNKEDRMSVLVIYRKVLLRLLNKGYNPYSDNLELHQCLTSKNTVANNLNLPDKHLPKSKPISEKPKMTVQEGFNFGIKLKEKLVSSSTKRDYESKIKNFLGWLSINHPEIKFISQLNKKLVVEFLNDVLDRNSARTRNNYKTDLSSII; from the coding sequence ATGCCTAATTTTAAGGAATTAGTTACCTTTGAATACGAAAATGAATACGAAAGCGCATACGATTTGTCTGTAAAGAGAAACTTCTCCATCCCAAAAATATATTCTGCGAACGGCGATTTAAAACAACGCTGGTATGTCTATTTTTCTTTTCGTGACCCTAAAAGTGGAAAATTGAAGCGGCAGACTCCTTTCTACGGAGGTGCAAATAAATATAAGAACAAGGAAGATAGAATGTCCGTATTGGTCATATATAGAAAAGTTTTATTGAGACTACTTAATAAAGGTTATAATCCATATTCCGATAATCTAGAGCTACACCAGTGTTTAACATCTAAAAACACTGTAGCCAATAATTTAAATTTACCAGATAAGCATTTACCGAAATCCAAACCCATATCGGAGAAACCAAAAATGACGGTTCAAGAGGGATTTAATTTTGGAATCAAGCTTAAAGAAAAATTGGTTAGCTCTAGTACTAAAAGAGATTATGAAAGTAAAATAAAGAATTTTTTAGGTTGGCTTTCAATTAATCATCCTGAAATTAAGTTCATATCTCAACTAAATAAGAAACTTGTCGTAGAATTCTTAAATGATGTTTTGGACAGAAATAGCGCACGAACAAGAAATAATTACAAAACCGACCTCAGTAGTATTATATAA
- a CDS encoding fibronectin type III domain-containing protein, which translates to MKNFKPFYFLIVFSFLLANCSKDETTDSPENTNPGPFSVTILETRMDGANIGWTQSVDNDNDTVTYSIYLNSQRVSIGGSALAYNFTNLNPDTNHEGHIIAEDGKGGTTQVKFAFKTEPSIEEETIDNPDLELIGGQGAFTITPGSGIMSEETSVNLRIIFDDFKTQIPNDSIDYRIEWKTNGAFGSFETEVKEAAILDLDGIIYTSTNTATTTGEEKFMATLYSRPKGSTEAFTLNGSALTSLSIINEPNKKYFILDDIFYIEKHSDEECIISTNPIVTAPGIRNLLNNSFFVNKIENATNYSLTVASVKDGDGYEYGGRSWSWNNNSTQYPNDGVDTTDENGDLITLKGDFELYIYGGAINICNESYDATVSRLAATQATSQLTVTLE; encoded by the coding sequence ATGAAAAATTTCAAACCTTTTTATTTCTTAATAGTATTCTCTTTTTTGCTTGCAAATTGTTCAAAAGATGAAACAACTGATTCACCAGAAAACACTAATCCTGGTCCTTTTTCGGTAACAATTTTAGAAACTCGAATGGACGGCGCTAACATTGGATGGACGCAATCTGTCGATAATGATAACGATACAGTAACCTATTCAATTTATCTAAATAGTCAACGTGTTTCAATCGGTGGCTCGGCCCTAGCATACAACTTTACGAATTTGAACCCTGATACAAATCATGAAGGGCATATTATTGCAGAAGACGGTAAAGGAGGCACTACACAAGTTAAATTTGCTTTTAAAACCGAACCAAGCATTGAGGAGGAAACCATTGACAACCCCGACCTAGAACTTATCGGTGGCCAAGGTGCTTTTACCATTACACCTGGTAGCGGAATAATGAGCGAAGAAACTTCTGTAAATCTCAGAATTATTTTTGATGATTTTAAAACACAAATTCCCAATGACTCCATAGATTATAGAATTGAATGGAAGACCAATGGCGCCTTCGGTAGTTTTGAAACCGAGGTCAAAGAGGCCGCTATTTTAGATTTGGATGGTATTATATATACCAGCACCAATACGGCAACTACCACAGGCGAAGAAAAATTTATGGCCACCTTATATTCCAGACCAAAGGGAAGTACTGAAGCATTTACTCTAAACGGCTCTGCGCTTACCAGCTTATCTATTATAAATGAGCCCAACAAGAAATATTTTATTTTAGATGATATCTTTTACATTGAAAAACATTCCGATGAAGAATGTATAATTTCTACTAATCCTATCGTAACAGCACCTGGTATTAGAAATTTATTGAACAACTCCTTTTTTGTAAATAAAATAGAGAATGCAACTAATTATTCTTTAACGGTTGCAAGTGTAAAAGATGGTGATGGTTACGAATATGGTGGTCGTAGTTGGAGTTGGAATAATAATTCTACCCAATACCCAAATGATGGTGTGGACACAACTGATGAAAATGGCGACCTAATTACTCTTAAAGGCGATTTTGAACTTTATATATACGGTGGAGCTATAAATATATGTAATGAATCGTATGATGCTACCGTAAGCAGACTAGCCGCAACACAAGCAACAAGTCAACTAACCGTGACCTTAGAGTAA
- a CDS encoding tetratricopeptide repeat protein — translation MEEKNNISQEILETIERYLKNAMDANELASFKIEMEKNAILQQQVEETKILISGVKRAAKKNKLDEFHKNLSKRNTLNEQDESIFKFNFRTLSIAASILILVGGFWFFNRTPQNEKLFNQYFEPDRGLATTMSATDKYNFEDAMVDYKNSKYDLAIKKWEVLLKNKQENDTLNYFLGSAQLANKNEIKAIPYFTKVIENKESIFLNEAYYYLGLANLKANKINEAILNFKQNNSPKSEKIISELRN, via the coding sequence TTGGAAGAAAAAAATAACATATCTCAGGAGATCTTAGAAACCATAGAAAGGTATCTCAAGAATGCTATGGATGCTAATGAACTAGCGTCATTTAAAATAGAAATGGAGAAAAACGCTATTCTACAACAGCAAGTTGAAGAAACTAAAATTCTTATTTCAGGAGTAAAAAGAGCAGCCAAAAAAAACAAGTTAGACGAATTTCATAAAAACCTTTCCAAGCGCAATACATTAAACGAACAAGATGAGTCCATTTTTAAATTCAACTTTAGAACGCTATCTATAGCTGCCTCTATTTTAATTTTAGTTGGCGGATTTTGGTTTTTTAATAGAACACCGCAAAATGAAAAATTGTTTAATCAGTATTTTGAACCAGATAGAGGTTTAGCCACGACCATGAGTGCCACAGACAAATATAATTTTGAAGACGCTATGGTAGATTATAAAAATTCAAAATATGATTTGGCCATTAAAAAATGGGAGGTTTTGTTGAAGAATAAACAAGAAAATGATACGCTAAACTACTTTTTAGGTTCCGCCCAATTAGCAAATAAAAATGAAATAAAAGCCATTCCATATTTTACTAAAGTAATTGAAAACAAAGAAAGTATATTTTTAAATGAGGCCTATTATTATTTAGGACTAGCTAATCTTAAGGCTAACAAAATAAACGAAGCAATTTTAAATTTTAAACAAAATAATTCCCCCAAAAGTGAAAAAATAATTTCTGAACTACGTAATTAA
- the era gene encoding GTPase Era: MEQVHKAGFVNIIGNPNVGKSTLMNAFVGEKLSIITSKAQTTRHRILGIVNGDDFQMILSDTPGIIKPAYELQSSMMDFVKSAFEDADVLLYMVEIGEKALKDEAFFEKIKNSKIPVLLLLNKVDTATQELLEEQVQYWQEMLPNVELHPISALSNFNIKGVFERIIELMPNSPAYYPKDQLTDKPERFFVNETIREKILLNYKKEIPYAVEIETEEFFEDEDIIRMRAVIMVERDSQKGIIIGHKGAALKRVGIEARKDLEKFFGKQVHIELYVKVNKNWRSDSRQLKRFGYNK, from the coding sequence ATGGAACAAGTACATAAGGCAGGCTTCGTAAATATTATTGGTAACCCTAATGTTGGTAAATCAACGTTAATGAATGCCTTTGTGGGTGAAAAATTATCCATTATTACATCTAAAGCGCAAACAACAAGACATCGTATTTTGGGTATTGTAAACGGTGATGATTTTCAGATGATTTTGTCGGATACCCCAGGTATTATTAAGCCAGCATACGAGCTTCAGAGTAGTATGATGGATTTTGTAAAATCAGCCTTTGAAGATGCAGATGTACTGCTTTATATGGTGGAAATAGGGGAGAAGGCTTTAAAAGATGAAGCATTCTTTGAGAAAATTAAGAATAGTAAAATTCCGGTTCTTTTATTACTGAATAAAGTAGATACGGCAACACAAGAATTATTAGAAGAACAAGTTCAGTACTGGCAAGAAATGTTGCCAAACGTAGAATTGCATCCTATTTCTGCACTTTCTAATTTTAATATTAAAGGGGTTTTTGAGCGTATAATAGAATTAATGCCAAATTCCCCAGCGTATTATCCAAAAGATCAATTAACGGATAAGCCAGAGCGTTTTTTCGTTAACGAAACAATAAGGGAAAAAATCTTATTAAACTACAAAAAGGAAATTCCGTATGCAGTTGAAATAGAAACGGAGGAGTTTTTTGAAGATGAAGATATTATACGTATGCGAGCAGTGATAATGGTAGAACGAGATTCTCAAAAAGGCATTATTATTGGCCATAAAGGTGCAGCATTAAAACGTGTTGGTATTGAAGCTCGTAAAGACTTAGAAAAGTTTTTTGGTAAACAAGTTCATATAGAATTATATGTAAAAGTGAACAAAAACTGGCGAAGCGATTCTAGACAGTTAAAACGTTTTGGATATAATAAATAA
- a CDS encoding site-specific integrase gives MKDIDITNRRIQFKAKNSPLKTKIIPELLWNDLPDLTKLDKEAVLFTPNKVGGTWNTLVENRRDYFSKRFRKIVKEHFKLGIDYGLYSFRHTYITKVYRALMKDSSPFEAKSKLMLITGHSSMTALEKYLRDIDAELPEDYSTMLKNVHE, from the coding sequence GTGAAAGATATTGATATAACAAATAGACGCATACAATTTAAAGCAAAGAACAGCCCATTAAAAACCAAAATAATACCAGAGTTATTATGGAACGATTTGCCAGACCTCACAAAATTGGATAAAGAAGCTGTTTTATTCACACCTAACAAAGTAGGTGGAACATGGAATACCTTGGTAGAAAACAGGCGGGACTATTTTAGTAAACGCTTTAGAAAAATTGTTAAGGAACATTTCAAATTAGGAATAGACTATGGTCTTTATAGCTTTAGACACACTTACATTACAAAAGTTTATAGAGCCCTGATGAAAGACTCTTCCCCTTTTGAGGCTAAAAGTAAACTGATGTTGATCACAGGCCATTCTTCCATGACCGCCTTAGAAAAATATTTAAGGGATATAGATGCAGAACTACCTGAAGATTACTCAACAATGTTAAAAAATGTACATGAATAA
- a CDS encoding CHAT domain-containing protein, translating into MGYILKKARLIFWGGLLLLFAIPVYAQKDTLKGVALIDKYLLEDKLKQADSILNEQLYSYTSQNLIDSLYAYPYYVGKIAQLKTNTNEGTQKATNFVNRIVASSTNNTTLYKSYKNVSDFYDALGLNSEAYNASKTALKYALEVKNIKPEEIALMRSNMGYSAYSLNNFSESKQLYVQATKEYESSKTTKPEALADAYNSTATLMWHFNKLDSAQIYYEKAIKTIDKGNSDKYYKLYLISVTKTNIALLEESKGNVSTSISIQKEIINSLDNVIINTNDQTTKERSKRIQSIALSNLGATYSDLGNLVQAYEIEKLAYKKKKEAYEPTDIRIANTILNIAIAELNLKEYDKSINTCNKIIEEIDKSSGDYLVLKANVLNVKAQNYLKKGNINTARDTFLACEKLFANEKPTEYTQEHLDFLITYSQFLANENSTEEAILNAKKGYNYVHKYGGSSNLSILKQIINVGQVYYTLGNYNEAEKWATDGISYINNHITNVNTTLDSLQLEFKKPPVTLLKLKAAYKNESVLSSLKLEQIAAKLNQLTQLLEKQKSTVFNNNDVNAIILEYNQVIDFSKKIQLQLYELTSDEKHLRTMLSLQESGMYYKIRSRLNLRHNFDFNNVPKEVTAKEKTLKNKLENSLTDTDNLNIFFETSETWATFLDSLKTTFPRYYKMRYATIGQSLNNIKNSIPSNTTVVRYLFIEDQLYAYLVTKHKEKLVPLDYSDVENYIVSLGENQSDIKKTGAIINMLYKKLWQPFTKDIHTKNVIIVPDGSLYNLSFDILTSAKIESYKNLATTSLLSQYNISYNYSLYLLDTTTNSKIYENSYVGFAPEFNDEMKDNYKIAITDTTKIDQTYLKLLQQPFNVGLTKSFGAIFDGNYFINENSTEQIFKNNANEHKIIHIGTHAESNNISPELSRLIFAKDISTNSIEDGSLYTYEIYNTSLNSNLAILTACETGKPTYQAGEGMISLAHAFNYAGSESILTSLWKIDERSSAEIIESFYENIRIGKPKDEALRLAKLNYIKNTDGRTLAPEYWAGLVLMGDSAPIKMQNNTTWWIWISVALLLLLIVVILVKSLRTT; encoded by the coding sequence ATGGGGTACATTTTAAAAAAAGCGAGACTCATTTTTTGGGGTGGCCTTCTATTATTGTTTGCAATTCCAGTTTACGCTCAAAAAGATACCCTTAAGGGAGTTGCACTTATTGATAAATATTTGCTCGAAGATAAATTAAAACAAGCTGACTCTATTCTAAATGAACAGCTCTATTCCTATACTAGTCAAAACTTAATAGATTCTTTATATGCTTACCCATACTACGTAGGCAAAATAGCCCAACTTAAAACCAATACAAATGAAGGCACACAAAAGGCCACAAATTTTGTAAATAGAATTGTAGCGAGTTCTACCAACAATACTACCCTTTATAAATCGTACAAAAACGTATCAGATTTTTATGATGCTCTTGGGCTTAACAGTGAAGCATACAATGCCTCTAAAACAGCATTAAAATATGCGCTTGAAGTAAAAAACATAAAGCCAGAAGAAATTGCCTTAATGCGATCCAACATGGGTTATAGCGCTTATAGTTTAAACAATTTCTCCGAATCAAAACAATTATATGTACAGGCTACAAAAGAATATGAATCTTCTAAAACTACTAAACCAGAAGCCCTAGCAGACGCATACAACTCAACTGCAACACTTATGTGGCACTTTAATAAACTAGACAGTGCACAAATCTATTACGAAAAAGCGATTAAAACTATAGATAAAGGAAACTCTGATAAATACTATAAGCTTTATTTAATTTCAGTAACCAAAACAAATATTGCCTTATTAGAAGAATCTAAAGGAAATGTATCCACATCTATTTCTATTCAAAAAGAAATAATTAATTCCCTAGATAATGTTATTATAAATACCAATGATCAAACAACAAAAGAGCGATCAAAACGCATACAATCAATTGCACTTAGCAATTTAGGTGCAACTTATTCCGATTTAGGAAACTTAGTCCAAGCATATGAAATTGAAAAACTAGCGTATAAAAAAAAGAAAGAAGCTTATGAGCCTACGGACATTCGCATTGCTAATACCATATTAAATATAGCTATTGCAGAATTGAATTTAAAAGAGTACGACAAAAGTATTAATACTTGCAATAAAATTATTGAGGAAATAGATAAATCATCTGGTGATTATTTGGTCTTAAAAGCGAATGTTTTAAATGTTAAAGCTCAAAATTATCTTAAAAAAGGTAATATTAATACCGCACGGGATACGTTTTTAGCATGCGAAAAACTCTTTGCCAATGAAAAACCTACGGAATATACGCAGGAGCATTTAGACTTTCTAATTACTTATTCTCAGTTTTTAGCGAACGAAAATAGCACTGAAGAAGCTATTTTAAACGCTAAAAAAGGGTATAATTATGTGCACAAATACGGAGGAAGTTCCAATTTATCTATTTTAAAACAAATTATAAATGTAGGTCAGGTGTACTATACACTTGGTAATTATAACGAAGCAGAAAAATGGGCTACAGACGGTATTTCGTATATAAATAATCATATTACCAATGTCAACACAACTTTAGATTCACTTCAACTAGAATTTAAAAAACCCCCTGTTACGCTATTAAAATTAAAGGCTGCTTACAAAAATGAAAGTGTTCTAAGCTCGCTAAAATTAGAACAAATAGCTGCAAAACTTAATCAACTAACTCAACTATTAGAAAAACAAAAATCTACTGTTTTTAACAATAACGATGTAAATGCCATTATTTTAGAATATAATCAGGTAATCGATTTTTCAAAAAAAATACAACTTCAGTTATATGAACTTACATCGGATGAAAAACATTTAAGAACTATGTTATCCTTACAAGAATCTGGTATGTACTATAAAATTCGCTCGAGATTAAATTTAAGGCATAACTTCGATTTTAATAATGTCCCAAAAGAAGTTACCGCTAAGGAAAAGACATTAAAAAATAAATTAGAAAACTCACTCACAGATACCGATAATCTTAATATTTTTTTTGAAACTAGTGAAACATGGGCAACTTTTTTAGACTCTCTTAAAACAACTTTTCCTAGGTATTACAAAATGCGTTACGCAACCATCGGTCAGTCTCTGAACAATATCAAAAATAGCATTCCTAGCAATACTACCGTGGTTAGATATTTGTTTATTGAAGACCAATTATACGCGTATTTAGTAACAAAGCATAAAGAGAAATTAGTTCCTTTAGATTATTCAGATGTTGAAAATTATATAGTATCTCTAGGAGAAAATCAATCGGACATAAAAAAAACAGGTGCTATTATAAATATGCTTTATAAAAAATTATGGCAACCCTTTACTAAAGATATACATACCAAAAATGTTATTATTGTCCCCGATGGAAGTTTATATAATTTAAGTTTTGACATCCTTACCAGTGCGAAAATAGAATCGTACAAAAATCTTGCTACTACTAGTCTTTTATCACAATATAACATTAGTTACAACTATAGTTTATACTTGTTAGATACAACCACAAATTCTAAAATTTATGAGAATAGTTATGTTGGTTTTGCTCCTGAATTTAATGATGAAATGAAGGATAATTACAAAATAGCTATTACAGATACCACAAAAATAGATCAAACCTACCTAAAGCTTTTACAACAACCTTTTAATGTGGGATTAACAAAGTCTTTTGGAGCTATTTTTGATGGAAATTATTTTATAAACGAAAATTCTACGGAGCAAATTTTTAAAAATAATGCTAATGAGCACAAAATAATTCATATTGGAACCCATGCCGAATCTAACAATATTAGCCCAGAACTTTCTCGATTAATTTTTGCCAAGGATATTTCAACTAATTCAATTGAGGATGGTTCTTTATATACTTATGAAATTTATAATACAAGTTTAAATTCCAATCTAGCGATCTTAACAGCCTGCGAAACTGGTAAACCCACATACCAAGCGGGTGAAGGAATGATTTCTTTGGCACATGCTTTTAATTACGCCGGCAGCGAAAGTATTTTAACAAGTCTCTGGAAAATTGACGAGCGCTCTAGTGCAGAAATTATTGAATCTTTTTACGAGAATATTAGAATTGGGAAACCTAAAGATGAGGCGCTTCGTTTAGCAAAATTAAACTACATTAAGAATACCGATGGGCGCACCCTTGCTCCTGAATACTGGGCCGGACTTGTTTTAATGGGTGATTCTGCACCAATTAAAATGCAAAACAATACAACTTGGTGGATTTGGATTTCAGTAGCTCTATTACTATTGTTAATTGTTGTTATTCTGGTTAAAAGCTTGCGTACTACTTAA
- the der gene encoding ribosome biogenesis GTPase Der has protein sequence MSAIVAIVGRPNVGKSTFFNRLIQRREAIVDAVSGVTRDRHYGKSDWNGKEFSIIDTGGYVVGSDDVFEKEIDKQVELAIAEADAIIFMVDVETGVTGMDEDVAKLLRKVKKPVFLAINKVDNAKRAEDAVEFYSLGLGEYYTLSSINGGGTGDLLDALVKELPDVVEEKSELPRFAVVGRPNAGKSSFINALIGEERYIVTDIAGTTRDSIDTKYNRFGFEFNLVDTAGIRRKSKVKEDLEFYSVMRSVRAIEHCDVCILLLDATRGFDGQVENIFWLAQRNHKGIVILVNKWDLVEDKETNTIKHYTQKIKKAIEPFTDVPILFISVLTKQRIFKAIETAVEVYNNRNKKIITRKFNETMLPIIENYPPPAYKGKFVKIKFCTQLPTPYPQFAFFCNLPQYVREPYKRYLENKIREEYDFSGVPITVFMRKK, from the coding sequence ATGAGTGCTATTGTTGCCATTGTGGGGAGACCCAATGTAGGTAAATCTACTTTTTTTAACCGATTGATTCAGAGACGTGAAGCTATTGTTGATGCTGTAAGTGGAGTTACACGTGATCGCCATTACGGAAAAAGTGATTGGAACGGTAAAGAATTCTCTATTATAGATACAGGCGGGTATGTTGTAGGTAGTGATGATGTTTTCGAAAAGGAAATAGATAAACAGGTAGAACTAGCTATTGCAGAAGCCGATGCTATAATTTTTATGGTAGATGTTGAAACCGGTGTAACCGGTATGGACGAGGATGTTGCTAAATTACTACGTAAAGTAAAAAAACCTGTCTTCCTGGCAATTAATAAGGTTGATAATGCTAAGCGTGCAGAAGATGCTGTTGAATTTTATTCGTTAGGTTTAGGAGAATATTATACACTTTCAAGTATTAATGGAGGAGGTACAGGAGATTTATTAGATGCTCTTGTAAAAGAGTTGCCAGATGTTGTTGAGGAAAAAAGCGAATTACCAAGATTTGCTGTTGTTGGTAGACCAAATGCAGGAAAATCTTCTTTTATAAATGCACTTATTGGAGAGGAAAGATATATTGTTACTGACATTGCGGGAACAACTAGAGATAGTATTGATACGAAGTATAATAGATTCGGATTTGAATTTAATCTGGTAGATACAGCTGGTATACGTCGTAAGTCGAAAGTAAAGGAAGATTTAGAATTTTACTCCGTTATGCGTTCTGTAAGAGCTATTGAGCATTGCGATGTTTGTATCTTACTATTAGATGCAACAAGAGGATTCGATGGTCAAGTTGAAAACATTTTTTGGCTAGCCCAGCGTAATCATAAGGGTATTGTTATTCTTGTGAATAAGTGGGATTTGGTAGAGGATAAAGAAACTAATACCATAAAGCACTATACGCAGAAAATTAAAAAAGCAATTGAACCATTTACAGATGTGCCAATTTTGTTTATTTCAGTATTAACTAAGCAACGTATTTTTAAAGCAATAGAAACTGCTGTTGAGGTTTATAATAATAGAAACAAGAAAATTATTACTCGTAAGTTTAATGAAACTATGTTGCCGATAATAGAAAATTATCCGCCACCTGCTTACAAGGGTAAATTTGTTAAGATTAAATTCTGTACGCAGTTACCAACTCCGTACCCACAGTTTGCATTCTTCTGTAACTTGCCACAGTATGTACGCGAGCCGTACAAGCGTTATTTAGAGAATAAAATACGTGAAGAATACGATTTTTCGGGAGTACCAATTACGGTATTTATGAGAAAGAAGTAA
- a CDS encoding alanine/glycine:cation symporter family protein — protein MDTINDFIASALPFTEWPMFLLLIGGGLFLVFYSKFLPYRFFGHAIAITAGKYDNKDSKGDVSSFQALSAAVAATVGLGNISGVAIAIHDGGPGVVFWIWMTALIGMCIKFYSCSLAIMYRGTDSDGNLQGGPMYYITKGLGEKARPLAIFFAACGLFGFLGVFTANQFTETFMSVVKPSSTLFEMSDENWKWTIGIILAIITSLVIFGGLKNIAKVASAIVPFMVAVYLIAVIVVMALNSELILPSLKMIITEAWNFKSLATGGFWGLVIIGVRRAMFSNEAGLGSAPMYHGQSKNDEPIREGLVAMLGPFIDTILVCTFTAIVIILSGAYLEDSSGIVMTLSAFETTLFGWGDILLMVIVTAFALSTLFTYSYYGVKSLSFLTNAKIGKYYNWYFVIMIVFAAVASLELVKNLIDLSYALMVIPNMIAVLLLAPKVNERAKVYFASLKKS, from the coding sequence ATGGATACAATAAATGATTTTATAGCTAGTGCACTACCTTTTACGGAGTGGCCAATGTTTCTTTTGCTAATAGGGGGCGGACTCTTTCTTGTTTTCTATTCTAAATTTTTGCCATATCGTTTTTTTGGACATGCTATTGCTATTACCGCTGGTAAATACGATAATAAAGATTCAAAAGGTGATGTAAGTTCATTTCAAGCTTTATCTGCCGCAGTGGCGGCCACAGTAGGTTTAGGGAATATATCGGGTGTGGCAATTGCCATACATGATGGTGGTCCGGGTGTAGTTTTTTGGATATGGATGACCGCATTAATTGGTATGTGTATTAAATTTTACTCATGTAGTTTGGCAATTATGTATCGAGGAACAGATTCTGATGGTAATTTGCAAGGTGGTCCCATGTATTATATCACCAAAGGTTTAGGTGAAAAAGCTAGACCCTTGGCCATATTTTTTGCTGCTTGTGGTTTGTTCGGGTTTTTAGGAGTTTTTACCGCCAATCAGTTTACCGAGACATTTATGAGTGTAGTAAAGCCATCATCGACCTTATTTGAAATGAGTGATGAAAATTGGAAATGGACCATAGGTATTATCTTAGCAATTATAACTTCTTTGGTAATTTTTGGAGGTTTAAAGAATATTGCAAAAGTGGCATCTGCCATTGTTCCTTTTATGGTAGCTGTTTATCTCATAGCGGTTATAGTGGTAATGGCACTCAATTCGGAACTAATTCTTCCATCCTTAAAAATGATAATTACAGAGGCTTGGAATTTTAAGTCTTTAGCCACTGGCGGATTTTGGGGTCTGGTTATAATAGGTGTTCGTAGAGCTATGTTTTCTAATGAAGCAGGTTTGGGTAGTGCGCCAATGTACCATGGACAATCTAAAAATGATGAGCCTATTCGCGAGGGTCTTGTTGCCATGTTAGGTCCGTTTATTGATACTATTCTAGTATGTACATTTACTGCAATAGTAATTATTTTAAGCGGAGCATATTTAGAAGATTCTAGCGGTATTGTTATGACTTTATCGGCATTTGAAACCACGCTATTTGGTTGGGGAGATATTCTATTAATGGTTATTGTAACAGCTTTTGCATTATCTACTTTATTTACATATTCGTATTACGGAGTAAAATCGCTGTCATTTTTAACCAATGCCAAAATTGGGAAGTACTATAACTGGTATTTTGTAATTATGATTGTATTTGCTGCAGTGGCGTCATTAGAGTTGGTTAAAAACTTAATTGATTTGTCTTATGCCCTTATGGTAATACCGAATATGATTGCCGTACTTTTATTGGCTCCAAAGGTTAATGAGAGGGCAAAGGTATATTTTGCGTCATTAAAAAAATCTTGA